ATATTAGAAAAAGATATTGGACTTTAATTCACGTGTTGGAACTCCTACATCGCAGAGGCGGCCCCCGCCCGAATTTTTGGGTGGTGGGGAGTGGCCCGTGGGAGCACCCCGTCCCTATATCATAAAACTCTAATTATTGCAACCGATTTTTTCGCGCAAAATTCGTGTTGGAATTCCAACACGCATAATCACAATAATTTTATTCCTCTAACTTCAGCTTCCCGCTCTGGATACTTTCTTCAATCGCCCGAAAAGTATCCCCATATTTCCCAACGATATTCCATACAACAAAGCCATCGCTATCGCTGTCCACACTGGCTTCAATCTGAGCTTTAATATAATCTTTCAGAGATTTACCGGAAGGACCAAGACTCATCCCGAAACCTTGTATCCAACCGACCACTTTCGTAGTGGATAAGGATCTTTTTCTAGTATTCTTCAGGCCATCGTAAACAGTTTGGTAAGGATTTGCAATACGACCCGGTTGGCCGTAAAAATGAGAAGGATACAACATAGGATAGATCACATCCACAAGCTGAGCGAAATTCTCCACCTTCTGCCCGATCTGATCGTCCCTATTAAAAGGAATTCTACCAAAAATATCCGCACCTAAGTAAGGAAGTTTTTCACACTGATTTGCTTCTCCGCGGATCCGATTCACAATCTCGTTTATATTATTATATTTTTCCTTCAAAGAAAGATCAATATCGGTGACATCTGCATACCGTATATAATCCAATTGTACTTCCGGAAATCCGGAAAGACATGCCTTGCGAACATAACCGAAGATGGAATTTAATTTTTCCGTACTAGGATATTTAGTCTTAAGGCCCCCATCAAAATTTACGAGCCTTCCCACAGGATAAAACCCCATTCCCTTAATACGAGAGATCTCTTCCACAGGAGGAGTTTTAGGCTGAAGATCGATTACCAAAACATTTACCCCGTAATCGGAAGCATCCTTTAATAAGGACTCCCATTCATTCTTACGGGACTTATCTGAAATCAAAGAATTATTCACATAAAGACCGCGATAGAATTTAGGACGGTCTCCATAAGTCCCCTTGTTCGTAGGTCTTGTAAAAAACTTTTTA
The window above is part of the Leptospira hartskeerlii genome. Proteins encoded here:
- a CDS encoding putative glycoside hydrolase, which encodes MRKPFSLFPILVLTAFPVCAEFTIPYPDNSNKKEIPVLESSPEAKNKPQSVSKEREKKEIRLSSRNVSEESEKEAPKEKLKKFFTRPTNKGTYGDRPKFYRGLYVNNSLISDKSRKNEWESLLKDASDYGVNVLVIDLQPKTPPVEEISRIKGMGFYPVGRLVNFDGGLKTKYPSTEKLNSIFGYVRKACLSGFPEVQLDYIRYADVTDIDLSLKEKYNNINEIVNRIRGEANQCEKLPYLGADIFGRIPFNRDDQIGQKVENFAQLVDVIYPMLYPSHFYGQPGRIANPYQTVYDGLKNTRKRSLSTTKVVGWIQGFGMSLGPSGKSLKDYIKAQIEASVDSDSDGFVVWNIVGKYGDTFRAIEESIQSGKLKLEE